From one Triticum aestivum cultivar Chinese Spring chromosome 4B, IWGSC CS RefSeq v2.1, whole genome shotgun sequence genomic stretch:
- the LOC123091594 gene encoding DEAD-box ATP-dependent RNA helicase 52C isoform X1, protein MAAPSRTSWADVADAEQAPPAPVPAAAPATSNGPARADRSSYVPPHLRNRSSSTAPPVSSAPPPRAAPGLLGRPTSGVGGRFGGGGAPPRRWDREPNPFGDEEEVPAEPVPFDEHQNTGINFEAYEDIPVETSGRDVPPAVGTFAEIDLGAALNDNIRRCKYVRPTPVQRHAIPISLAGRDLMACAQTGSGKTAAFCFPIISGIMRGPPVQRSQRGGSRTACPLALILSPTRELSMQIHEEARKFSYQTGVRVVVAYGGAPITQQLRDLERGVDILVATPGRLVDLLERARVSLQSIRYLALDEADRMLDMGFEPQVRRIVEQMDMPPRGVRQTLLFSATFPGEIQRMASDFLENYIFLAVGRVGSSTELIAQRVEFVQEADKRSHLMDLLHAQRDSSEQGKQALTLVFVETKRGADSLENWLCTNGFPATSIHGDRNQQEREYALRSFKSGQTPILVATDVAARGLDIPHVAHVVNFDLPNDIDDYVHRIGRTGRAGKSGIATAFFNDNNSSMAKSLADLMQESNQEVPAWLTRYAARPSYGGGGGRNRRGAGGGSRFGGRDFRRESSSFGKGGGASDYAGGSSYGGGGYGGAGAPSAWD, encoded by the exons ATGGCGGCCCCCTCCCGCACCTCCTGGGCAGACGTCGCCGACGCTGAACAGGCCCCTCCCGCTCCCGTTCCAGCGGCGGCGCCCGCCACATCCAACGGCCCCGCGCGTGCCGACCGCTCCTCCTACGTCCCTCCCCACCTCCGCAACCGCTCCTCCTCCACTGCGCCTCCGGTGTCCTCCGCTCCACCCCCGCGCGCCGcgcccggcctcctcggccgccCCACTAGCGGCGTCGGTGGGAGGTTCGGGGGAGGCGGGGCCCCACCTCGTAGGTGGGACCGGGAGCCCAACCCTTTCGGGGACGAGGAGGAGGTGCCGGCGGAGCCCGTGCCCTTCGACGAGCACCAGAACACGGGGATCAACTTTGAAGCGTACGAGGACATCCCCGTCGAGACCAGCGGCCGGGATGTTCCGCCCGCCGTGGGCACGTTCGCGGAGATCGACCTCGGCGCCGCGCTGAACGACAACATTCGCCGGTGCAAGTACGTGCGGCCCACGCCCGTGCAGCGCCATGCCATCCCGATCTCGCTGGCTGGGCGAGATCTCATGGCTTGCGCGCAGACTGGATCGGGGAAAACGGCCGCCTTCTGCTTCCCCATCATCAGCGGCATCATGCGGGGCCCGCCCGTGCAGCGGTCCCAGCGGGGCGGGAGTAGGACCGCCTGCCCTCTTGCCCTCATCCTGTCGCCCACAAGAGAGCTGTCAATGCAG ATTCACGAAGAGGCCAGAAAATTTTCATATCAGACTGGTGTCAGGGTAGTGGTTGCATATGGCGGGGCCCCTATTACCCAGCAG TTGAGAGATCTTGAGAGGGGTGTTGACATTCTTGTGGCTACTCCTGGTCGTTTGGTTGATTTACTGGAAAGGGCAAGAGTATCCTTACAGTCAATTAGATACCTTGCCCTTGATGAGGCGGATAGAATGCTGGATATGGGGTTTGAGCCGCAAGTTAGGAGAATTGTTGAGCAAATGGACATGCCTCCACGAGGTGTAAGGCAGACGTTATTGTTCAGCGCTACATTCCCGGGAGAAATACAG AGAATGGCATCTGACTTTCTGGAGAACTACATATTCCTGGCTGTTGGAAGGGTCGGATCAAGTACTGAGTTGATTGCCCAGAGAGTTGAGTTTGTACAGGAGGCAGATAAAAGAAGTCACTTGATGGATCTGCTCCATGCGCAAAGAGACAGTTCAGAACAAGGGAAG CAAGCTCTCACACTTGTCTTTGTGGAGACCAAAAGGGGTGCTGACTCACTGGAGAACTGGTTGTGTACGAATGGATTTCCAGCGACTTCTATTCATGGTGATAGAAACCAGCAG GAAAGAGAATATGCTTTGAGATCCTTCAAGAGTGGTCAAACTCCAATTCTAGTTGCAACTGATGTGGCAGCCCGGGGCCTCGACATTCCTCATGTTGCTCATGTTGTGAACTTTGATCTCCCCAATGATATTGATGACTACGTACACAGGATTGGTCGTACAGGGAGGGCAGGAAAAAGTGGAATTGCGACTGCTTTCTTCAATGACAACAACTCTTCGATGGCAAAGTCTCTAGCTGACCTAATGCAAGAATCTAATCAGGAGGTACCTGCGTGGCTAACTCGCTATGCAGCTCGCCCAtcctatggtggtggtggtggaaggaacagacgtggtgctggaggtgggAGCCGCTTTGGTGGCCGTGACTTCCGTAGGGAATCTTCTTCCTTTGGCAAGGGTGGTGGCGCCAGTGACTATGCTGGAGGCAGCAGCTACGGGGGCGGTGGCTATGGTGGTGCTGGAGCTCCCAGTGCATGGGATTAA
- the LOC123091594 gene encoding DEAD-box ATP-dependent RNA helicase 52C isoform X2 encodes MAAPSRTSWADVADAEQAPPAPVPAAAPATSNGPARADRSSYVPPHLRNRSSSTAPPVSSAPPPRAAPGLLGRPTSGVGGRFGGGGAPPRRWDREPNPFGDEEEVPAEPVPFDEHQNTGINFEAYEDIPVETSGRDVPPAVGTFAEIDLGAALNDNIRRCKYVRPTPVQRHAIPISLAGRDLMACAQTGSGKTAAFCFPIISGIMRGPPVQRSQRGGSRTACPLALILSPTRELSMQIHEEARKFSYQTGVRVVVAYGGAPITQQRMASDFLENYIFLAVGRVGSSTELIAQRVEFVQEADKRSHLMDLLHAQRDSSEQGKQALTLVFVETKRGADSLENWLCTNGFPATSIHGDRNQQEREYALRSFKSGQTPILVATDVAARGLDIPHVAHVVNFDLPNDIDDYVHRIGRTGRAGKSGIATAFFNDNNSSMAKSLADLMQESNQEVPAWLTRYAARPSYGGGGGRNRRGAGGGSRFGGRDFRRESSSFGKGGGASDYAGGSSYGGGGYGGAGAPSAWD; translated from the exons ATGGCGGCCCCCTCCCGCACCTCCTGGGCAGACGTCGCCGACGCTGAACAGGCCCCTCCCGCTCCCGTTCCAGCGGCGGCGCCCGCCACATCCAACGGCCCCGCGCGTGCCGACCGCTCCTCCTACGTCCCTCCCCACCTCCGCAACCGCTCCTCCTCCACTGCGCCTCCGGTGTCCTCCGCTCCACCCCCGCGCGCCGcgcccggcctcctcggccgccCCACTAGCGGCGTCGGTGGGAGGTTCGGGGGAGGCGGGGCCCCACCTCGTAGGTGGGACCGGGAGCCCAACCCTTTCGGGGACGAGGAGGAGGTGCCGGCGGAGCCCGTGCCCTTCGACGAGCACCAGAACACGGGGATCAACTTTGAAGCGTACGAGGACATCCCCGTCGAGACCAGCGGCCGGGATGTTCCGCCCGCCGTGGGCACGTTCGCGGAGATCGACCTCGGCGCCGCGCTGAACGACAACATTCGCCGGTGCAAGTACGTGCGGCCCACGCCCGTGCAGCGCCATGCCATCCCGATCTCGCTGGCTGGGCGAGATCTCATGGCTTGCGCGCAGACTGGATCGGGGAAAACGGCCGCCTTCTGCTTCCCCATCATCAGCGGCATCATGCGGGGCCCGCCCGTGCAGCGGTCCCAGCGGGGCGGGAGTAGGACCGCCTGCCCTCTTGCCCTCATCCTGTCGCCCACAAGAGAGCTGTCAATGCAG ATTCACGAAGAGGCCAGAAAATTTTCATATCAGACTGGTGTCAGGGTAGTGGTTGCATATGGCGGGGCCCCTATTACCCAGCAG AGAATGGCATCTGACTTTCTGGAGAACTACATATTCCTGGCTGTTGGAAGGGTCGGATCAAGTACTGAGTTGATTGCCCAGAGAGTTGAGTTTGTACAGGAGGCAGATAAAAGAAGTCACTTGATGGATCTGCTCCATGCGCAAAGAGACAGTTCAGAACAAGGGAAG CAAGCTCTCACACTTGTCTTTGTGGAGACCAAAAGGGGTGCTGACTCACTGGAGAACTGGTTGTGTACGAATGGATTTCCAGCGACTTCTATTCATGGTGATAGAAACCAGCAG GAAAGAGAATATGCTTTGAGATCCTTCAAGAGTGGTCAAACTCCAATTCTAGTTGCAACTGATGTGGCAGCCCGGGGCCTCGACATTCCTCATGTTGCTCATGTTGTGAACTTTGATCTCCCCAATGATATTGATGACTACGTACACAGGATTGGTCGTACAGGGAGGGCAGGAAAAAGTGGAATTGCGACTGCTTTCTTCAATGACAACAACTCTTCGATGGCAAAGTCTCTAGCTGACCTAATGCAAGAATCTAATCAGGAGGTACCTGCGTGGCTAACTCGCTATGCAGCTCGCCCAtcctatggtggtggtggtggaaggaacagacgtggtgctggaggtgggAGCCGCTTTGGTGGCCGTGACTTCCGTAGGGAATCTTCTTCCTTTGGCAAGGGTGGTGGCGCCAGTGACTATGCTGGAGGCAGCAGCTACGGGGGCGGTGGCTATGGTGGTGCTGGAGCTCCCAGTGCATGGGATTAA